Proteins encoded within one genomic window of Streptomyces caniferus:
- a CDS encoding helix-turn-helix domain-containing protein, whose protein sequence is MANNSQRPVPAAPLEMLQICVALRRDLDDITAVAVRQALADGAIWKDIAKVVGAAESTLKTNYSLERVDKMLKARMERGPARPRKPAVPKNRDGTTPSSAHPLLPGQAGYPLSCALSYLRRTSKTTVGSLAYLTGVSASYIYRITSGERTPTWEVTKRFALACEADPEDLMFLWNRAHSLQIPPPRSYAEAVRTLQAALRGLYLAASSPDLPRLQKTAHLTARAAEALLATSTDAPPTDYHLRWPVVRDLTAALQGDPQAIRPLWEHVKSPPAAADQGSDGDGEGPSWPAAAFG, encoded by the coding sequence ATGGCCAACAATTCCCAGCGTCCGGTGCCGGCTGCCCCGCTGGAGATGCTGCAGATCTGCGTCGCCCTGCGGCGCGACCTGGACGACATCACCGCGGTCGCCGTGCGCCAGGCCCTCGCCGACGGCGCCATCTGGAAGGACATCGCGAAGGTGGTGGGAGCGGCTGAAAGCACCCTCAAGACCAACTACTCGCTGGAGAGAGTGGACAAGATGCTCAAGGCCCGCATGGAACGCGGACCTGCCCGCCCCCGCAAGCCAGCGGTGCCCAAGAACCGGGATGGCACCACGCCTTCATCAGCGCACCCGCTGCTACCGGGCCAGGCCGGCTACCCGCTCTCGTGCGCGCTGTCCTACCTGCGGCGCACGAGCAAGACCACGGTGGGAAGTCTGGCCTACCTCACCGGGGTGTCGGCCTCGTACATCTACCGGATCACCTCCGGCGAGCGGACACCCACCTGGGAGGTCACCAAGCGCTTCGCCCTCGCCTGCGAGGCCGACCCGGAAGACCTGATGTTCCTGTGGAACCGGGCCCACTCCCTCCAGATCCCACCGCCCCGCAGCTACGCAGAAGCGGTCCGTACCCTTCAAGCGGCCCTGCGCGGGCTGTACCTGGCCGCATCCAGCCCCGACCTCCCGCGCCTCCAGAAGACCGCACACCTCACGGCCCGCGCGGCCGAGGCCCTCCTGGCCACCAGCACTGACGCTCCCCCTACCGACTACCACCTGCGCTGGCCGGTGGTCAGGGACCTGACGGCGGCGCTGCAGGGCGACCCGCAGGCCATCCGCCCGCTGTGGGAACACGTCAAATCCCCGCCCGCAGCCGCCGATCAGGGCAGCGACGGAGACGGAGAAGGGCCCTCCTGGCCGGCTGCCGCCTTCGGCTAA
- a CDS encoding HNH endonuclease family protein has translation MFSARRLAAVACPLLVLSAAACTPGVSHQDAKPSPGDPTASPSGGADDGLRLTDAIGRLKVAREVRSGYERDKFHLWTDADHNGCDTRKEVLLAEAVKKPRQGKSCKLTGGSWRSYYDDKTVTDARKLDIDHVVPLAEAWDSGASKWTPDRREQYANDLDGERSLVAVSLGPNRTKGDKDPAEWMPPAKDATCTYATDWVTAKLRWQLSADRAEIKALRTTAAGCKDATVTVTPAP, from the coding sequence ATGTTCTCCGCGCGCCGTCTGGCTGCTGTGGCCTGCCCGTTGCTGGTCTTGTCCGCGGCCGCGTGCACTCCCGGCGTTTCCCACCAGGATGCGAAGCCGTCGCCGGGGGATCCCACGGCCTCGCCGTCCGGCGGCGCCGATGACGGCCTTCGGCTGACGGACGCGATCGGCCGGCTGAAGGTGGCCCGCGAGGTCCGCTCCGGATACGAGCGGGACAAGTTCCACCTGTGGACCGACGCCGACCACAACGGCTGCGACACCCGCAAGGAAGTGCTCCTGGCCGAAGCGGTGAAGAAGCCGCGGCAGGGCAAGAGCTGCAAGCTGACCGGCGGCAGCTGGCGCTCGTACTACGACGACAAGACCGTCACCGACGCCCGCAAACTCGACATCGACCACGTCGTCCCCCTCGCCGAAGCTTGGGACTCCGGCGCCTCGAAGTGGACGCCGGACCGCCGAGAGCAGTACGCCAACGACCTGGACGGTGAGCGCAGTCTCGTCGCGGTCAGCCTGGGCCCGAACAGGACCAAGGGCGACAAGGATCCGGCCGAGTGGATGCCGCCGGCCAAGGACGCCACCTGCACCTACGCCACCGACTGGGTCACGGCGAAGCTGCGCTGGCAGCTGTCCGCCGACCGCGCCGAGATCAAGGCCCTGCGCACGACCGCCGCGGGTTGCAAGGACGCGACGGTGACGGTTACGCCGGCGCCGTAG
- the ku gene encoding non-homologous end joining protein Ku gives METNPPMRTVWRGAVTFGMVVLPVRLVSATESHRGRFREIHHRDGGRIRHKRVCETEGAQEEIPYGDVGRAVELPDGRLVPITDEDLERLPLPTKHTAEVLGFVPGADIDPISYDRAYYAAPDGPAADRPYVLLTEALAGTGSVGICKIALRQRERLAVLRPRRGVLVLQTLLWADEVREPGDLGPSVPVTDRELQLAELLLSELTGIEVHQLEDEYGHALEQLVAAKIEGGEIPELPAPQQPAVDLLDALEQSVQAARRSRQ, from the coding sequence ATGGAAACCAACCCGCCGATGCGGACCGTCTGGCGCGGCGCCGTCACCTTCGGAATGGTGGTCTTGCCCGTACGCCTGGTGTCTGCGACCGAGTCGCATCGCGGACGTTTCAGGGAGATTCACCACCGCGACGGCGGCCGGATCCGTCACAAGCGCGTCTGCGAGACGGAAGGCGCACAGGAGGAAATCCCGTACGGCGACGTCGGGCGGGCGGTGGAGCTGCCGGACGGACGGCTGGTGCCGATCACCGACGAAGACCTCGAACGCCTCCCTCTGCCCACCAAGCACACGGCGGAGGTGCTCGGCTTCGTCCCGGGCGCCGATATCGACCCGATCAGCTACGACCGCGCCTACTACGCGGCCCCCGACGGGCCGGCCGCGGACCGCCCATACGTCCTGCTGACCGAAGCCCTCGCGGGCACCGGCTCCGTGGGCATCTGCAAAATCGCCCTCCGCCAGCGCGAAAGGCTGGCGGTCCTGCGCCCCAGACGCGGGGTGCTCGTTCTGCAGACCCTGCTGTGGGCCGACGAAGTGCGTGAGCCCGGGGACCTGGGCCCGTCGGTGCCCGTCACCGACCGGGAACTGCAGCTCGCCGAACTGCTGCTGTCCGAGCTCACCGGGATCGAGGTGCATCAGCTGGAAGACGAGTACGGTCACGCGCTGGAGCAACTGGTGGCGGCCAAGATCGAGGGAGGCGAAATCCCGGAACTGCCGGCGCCGCAGCAGCCTGCCGTCGACCTGCTGGACGCTCTGGAGCAGAGCGTCCAGGCCGCCCGCCGGTCCCGCCAATAG
- a CDS encoding GNAT family N-acetyltransferase: MAVSGRARALYQRIADEIRDQIMDGTLGAGARLPTEAELASKWSTTRTTAVQGLKVLVNEGLIVSDRPRGYFVRSRRPMVYRPQAEFWKRPLSPEMDAFLTQMSEEGREADQHIEVAVETPGKHVRERLQLGEDELVVVRRRVRFVDGVPYNTNDSHFPLTLVQNSEIMRPDDIARGANAVLAELGYEQVRALDEIHVRMPTPAEADRLQLGPGTPVAVHLCTGYTEDGKPVRTVMNVLPGDRHVITYERSRQRLGSEPTIRQAEEQDLPIVVELWEHAASWLRERGIDQWQYAPREDRIRANLAAGECWIVEVDRTPVATITVDGHADGDFWSPDEAAEAALYVHRMVVRRDVAGLDLGSAMLDWASKRAADQGKTWLRLDAWRSNDGLRTYYSNRGFTHVRTVEAEGRSSGALFQRPAGHVRGVGPEVRGAGGQTRDQVSRASGIWAHTPR, translated from the coding sequence ATGGCAGTCAGCGGCAGGGCGCGCGCCCTTTACCAGCGCATCGCGGACGAGATCCGCGACCAGATCATGGACGGAACCCTTGGCGCGGGTGCCCGGCTGCCCACCGAGGCCGAGCTTGCGAGTAAGTGGAGCACCACTCGGACCACCGCCGTCCAGGGCCTGAAGGTGCTGGTCAATGAAGGTCTGATCGTGAGCGATCGCCCCCGCGGCTACTTCGTTCGCAGTCGTCGGCCGATGGTCTACAGACCGCAGGCTGAGTTCTGGAAGCGCCCGTTGTCCCCCGAGATGGACGCCTTTCTCACGCAGATGTCGGAGGAGGGCCGGGAGGCCGACCAGCACATCGAGGTCGCTGTCGAGACGCCAGGCAAGCATGTCCGTGAGCGCCTCCAGCTAGGTGAAGACGAGCTGGTCGTTGTACGCCGCCGGGTCCGCTTCGTCGACGGCGTGCCCTACAACACCAACGACAGCCACTTTCCCCTCACGCTCGTGCAGAACAGCGAGATCATGCGTCCCGACGACATCGCTCGCGGCGCCAACGCGGTACTGGCCGAGCTGGGCTACGAGCAGGTTCGCGCCCTGGATGAAATCCACGTGCGCATGCCCACACCGGCCGAGGCGGACCGGCTCCAGCTCGGCCCAGGAACCCCTGTCGCGGTGCACTTGTGCACCGGCTACACCGAGGACGGCAAGCCGGTCCGCACCGTGATGAACGTGCTCCCGGGCGACCGGCACGTCATCACCTACGAGCGCAGCCGCCAGCGGCTGGGGTCCGAACCGACGATTCGCCAGGCCGAAGAGCAAGACCTCCCCATAGTCGTTGAGCTCTGGGAGCACGCCGCATCCTGGCTGCGCGAGCGCGGCATCGACCAGTGGCAGTACGCCCCGCGCGAGGACCGGATTCGGGCAAACCTCGCTGCTGGCGAATGCTGGATCGTGGAGGTTGACCGCACTCCCGTCGCCACCATCACCGTGGACGGGCATGCGGATGGTGACTTCTGGAGCCCAGACGAGGCCGCCGAAGCTGCCCTCTATGTGCACCGTATGGTCGTGCGCCGTGACGTGGCCGGACTCGATCTGGGCTCGGCCATGCTCGACTGGGCCAGCAAGCGCGCCGCGGACCAGGGAAAGACCTGGCTGCGCCTGGATGCCTGGCGCAGCAATGACGGTCTGCGGACGTACTACAGCAACCGTGGCTTCACCCACGTACGCACGGTCGAAGCTGAAGGCCGGAGCAGCGGGGCTCTGTTCCAGCGCCCCGCTGGGCACGTTCGCGGCGTCGGACCCGAAGTCCGGGGCGCCGGCGGTCAGACGCGCGACCAAGTCAGTCGCGCTTCTGGAATATGGGCGCACACCCCGCGATAG
- a CDS encoding DUF6197 family protein produces MATTVGPAQNTPRTTLAKPGLAPPAVIPPALEIWAPDPPTWGQRMIPKGIRSAMADLGLWQEPRPLKPSYHLIQVIEVLTRYGWCQSFDFSPTGRMCIRGAQTFLESTGHVTAIDRGKAVNYLQTQLARQGVKMRFWEWNDLSHNTFRGVEATISAASDMARKNGD; encoded by the coding sequence ATGGCCACGACGGTGGGACCGGCGCAGAACACGCCACGAACCACTCTCGCGAAGCCGGGCTTGGCACCCCCCGCGGTGATCCCGCCGGCCCTGGAGATCTGGGCGCCCGATCCCCCGACCTGGGGCCAGCGCATGATCCCCAAGGGGATCCGGTCCGCGATGGCTGACCTGGGGCTTTGGCAGGAGCCGCGCCCCTTGAAGCCCTCGTACCACCTGATCCAAGTGATCGAAGTCCTGACCCGCTACGGCTGGTGCCAGTCCTTCGACTTCTCCCCCACCGGTCGTATGTGCATTAGGGGTGCCCAGACCTTTCTGGAATCCACCGGGCATGTGACCGCGATCGACCGGGGAAAGGCCGTTAATTACCTCCAGACTCAGCTGGCCCGTCAGGGCGTGAAAATGCGGTTCTGGGAGTGGAACGACCTTTCCCACAACACCTTCCGGGGTGTGGAGGCCACGATCTCTGCGGCCTCCGACATGGCACGCAAGAACGGAGACTGA
- a CDS encoding GIY-YIG nuclease family protein: protein MKYRKSGRRSVDGLVYVVGSVADRRVKIGTSANPHGRLAELQSGNPNPLQILATVDGGHLLEGLLHDLLARFRSSGEWFDFGEANPVRMIEDAVVHLRAQDLFPDVEALEEIRNSPPPATVKERVLEALASHEKGLTLDQLARELGIVAGHLSPKLTEFKRSGHITHSNRHWRLAKKSKEE, encoded by the coding sequence ATGAAGTACCGAAAGAGCGGCCGGCGCAGCGTTGACGGCCTGGTGTACGTGGTCGGATCGGTCGCTGATCGACGCGTGAAGATCGGCACGTCCGCCAACCCGCACGGGCGCCTGGCGGAGCTGCAGAGCGGGAATCCGAACCCTCTCCAGATCCTCGCCACGGTCGACGGAGGTCACCTCCTGGAAGGGCTTCTCCACGATCTCCTGGCCCGCTTCAGGTCCAGCGGCGAGTGGTTCGACTTCGGGGAAGCGAACCCCGTGCGCATGATCGAAGACGCGGTGGTTCACCTCCGCGCCCAGGACCTGTTCCCAGATGTGGAAGCACTGGAAGAGATCCGCAACAGCCCTCCGCCGGCCACGGTGAAGGAACGCGTACTGGAGGCTCTGGCCTCCCACGAAAAGGGCCTGACACTGGATCAACTGGCCCGCGAATTGGGCATCGTCGCTGGCCACCTCTCTCCGAAGTTGACGGAATTCAAGAGGTCCGGCCATATCACCCATTCGAATCGTCACTGGCGACTGGCGAAGAAGTCGAAGGAGGAATGA